In the bacterium genome, one interval contains:
- a CDS encoding family 78 glycoside hydrolase catalytic domain: MAGIEPTRLRTEYTDNPLGIDNPNPRLSWQLISNEQGQKQIAYRIIVTSFDDEIWDSGRIESGQSIHITYEGQPLSSGQRCEWKVQVWDKDGNLSEWSEPAWWEMGLLSQEDWQGKWISADKPALLKDADFFKDDPAPLLRRDFIASKPIKKARAYVSGLGYYELSLNGEKVGEHVLDPGWTTYSKRILYSTYDVTELLQEGENAVGIMLGNGWYNPLPFRMWGRINLREHLTIGQPRATLQLNIEYSDGTMESIVTDESWKVDDGPIIRNSIYLGEVYDARKEQAGWDKPGFDDIGWKQAILTTEPIGPLCAQSAPPIKITHSFSPVLITKSPSDAYIVDMGENFSGWITLHAQGTTGTEIKMVYGELLNPDGTLNANTAACGQIKGDKEPQIPGAPINAYQTDVFILKGEGIETYTPRFTFHGFRYVEITGYPGDLTLDFVIGHRLNSAVEDSGSFSCSNEMFNRVQEIVRRTQLSNMFSVQSDCPHRERFGYGGDIVASSEMALLNFDMEQFYAKTTRDFADTVRTNGGITETAPFVGIDDFGLGEGSGCVEWGAAYLLLQWQLYQYYGDKDILEEQYVTGKRYIELLKSSAIDNIIKGGLCDHEGLTPKAIELTGTAYYFYCVYLMMSIAMILENASDARRYAALAEDVRKAYNARFLDAETGRYDTGTQFCQSISLFLGLVPKEQRSAALSVLIQEVEACDNHLNTGILGTKYLLDVLTNMGQPDLAYTIANQKSFPGWGYMLENGATTLWEHWEKEECTFSHNHPMFGSVSEWFYKALGGIAPHPAAKGFDKILIMPQIVGDLEWVKASYESVRGLIICEWERHGPAIEFNISIPVGATATLCLPTNIPGAVTEGRKLVSLRDDIELVRTEPGWVVYAVGSGSYSFGSVLK, from the coding sequence ATGGCAGGGATTGAACCAACACGATTACGCACGGAATATACCGACAACCCACTTGGAATTGATAACCCAAACCCTCGATTAAGCTGGCAGCTTATTTCCAATGAACAGGGTCAAAAGCAGATCGCCTACCGGATCATAGTCACGTCTTTCGACGATGAAATTTGGGATAGCGGCCGCATCGAATCAGGACAAAGCATCCACATAACCTATGAAGGCCAACCATTGTCAAGCGGCCAGCGGTGCGAATGGAAAGTGCAGGTTTGGGATAAAGATGGCAATCTTTCAGAATGGAGCGAACCTGCTTGGTGGGAGATGGGACTGCTTTCGCAGGAAGATTGGCAAGGCAAGTGGATAAGCGCCGACAAGCCTGCCCTTTTGAAGGATGCAGACTTCTTCAAAGACGACCCTGCTCCGCTGTTGCGAAGAGATTTTATTGCCTCAAAACCTATCAAGAAAGCCCGAGCTTATGTGAGCGGTCTCGGCTATTATGAATTGAGTTTGAATGGCGAAAAGGTTGGCGAACATGTTCTCGATCCCGGCTGGACTACTTACTCAAAACGCATTTTGTATTCAACCTACGATGTCACTGAACTACTTCAAGAAGGCGAAAATGCAGTAGGCATCATGCTTGGCAATGGTTGGTATAATCCCCTACCCTTCCGTATGTGGGGAAGAATCAATCTTCGCGAACATCTGACAATTGGCCAGCCTCGGGCTACCTTGCAGCTTAATATTGAATATTCTGACGGCACGATGGAAAGCATTGTTACCGACGAAAGCTGGAAAGTTGACGATGGCCCGATTATTCGCAACAGCATCTACCTCGGCGAAGTTTATGACGCTCGAAAAGAGCAAGCAGGTTGGGATAAACCCGGTTTTGATGATATAGGTTGGAAACAGGCCATCTTAACAACCGAACCTATCGGCCCGTTATGTGCCCAATCAGCTCCGCCAATCAAAATCACCCACTCCTTTAGCCCTGTGCTTATTACAAAATCTCCTTCAGACGCTTATATCGTTGATATGGGGGAGAACTTCTCCGGATGGATTACTCTTCATGCACAGGGGACTACTGGAACGGAAATCAAGATGGTTTATGGCGAACTGCTCAATCCCGACGGCACTCTTAACGCCAATACCGCCGCCTGTGGGCAAATTAAAGGCGATAAAGAGCCTCAAATACCCGGCGCGCCGATTAATGCCTATCAAACGGATGTCTTTATTCTCAAGGGCGAAGGCATCGAAACCTATACTCCGCGATTTACTTTCCATGGCTTTCGCTACGTAGAAATCACAGGTTACCCAGGTGATCTAACCCTTGATTTTGTTATTGGACACCGTCTCAACTCGGCAGTAGAGGATTCCGGCTCATTCTCTTGCTCGAACGAGATGTTTAACCGTGTTCAAGAAATTGTCAGGCGAACACAGCTCAGCAATATGTTCAGTGTTCAATCCGATTGCCCGCATCGTGAACGATTTGGTTATGGAGGCGACATAGTAGCCTCCAGCGAGATGGCCCTTCTCAACTTTGACATGGAGCAATTCTATGCTAAAACGACACGGGACTTCGCCGATACGGTGAGGACAAATGGAGGGATAACCGAGACCGCTCCGTTTGTGGGTATCGATGATTTCGGCCTGGGCGAAGGCTCAGGTTGTGTCGAATGGGGCGCGGCTTATCTCCTACTACAGTGGCAGCTTTATCAATACTACGGCGATAAAGACATCCTTGAGGAGCAGTATGTAACCGGTAAACGATATATTGAGCTGCTAAAGTCGAGCGCTATTGATAACATCATTAAAGGTGGGCTTTGTGATCATGAGGGTCTTACCCCCAAGGCCATCGAACTGACCGGCACAGCCTATTATTTCTATTGCGTGTACTTAATGATGAGCATCGCAATGATTTTAGAGAATGCCTCGGATGCCAGGCGGTATGCCGCGTTAGCTGAAGATGTTCGAAAAGCTTATAACGCCCGCTTCCTCGATGCTGAAACCGGCCGATATGATACAGGCACCCAATTTTGCCAGTCCATCTCTTTATTCTTAGGCTTAGTCCCAAAAGAACAGCGAAGCGCCGCTCTGTCTGTATTAATTCAAGAGGTAGAGGCTTGTGATAACCACCTCAACACAGGCATCTTAGGCACAAAGTACCTACTCGATGTGCTGACCAACATGGGACAGCCTGACTTGGCCTATACTATTGCCAATCAGAAGTCTTTCCCCGGTTGGGGATATATGCTCGAAAATGGAGCGACCACTCTTTGGGAACATTGGGAAAAAGAGGAATGCACTTTCTCCCACAACCACCCAATGTTCGGATCGGTTAGCGAGTGGTTTTATAAGGCTCTTGGCGGCATCGCCCCTCATCCGGCGGCAAAAGGGTTCGATAAAATTCTTATAATGCCCCAGATAGTTGGCGATTTAGAATGGGTTAAAGCCAGTTATGAATCTGTACGCGGTCTTATTATTTGCGAATGGGAACGGCATGGCCCTGCAATTGAATTCAATATTTCCATTCCGGTTGGCGCAACAGCCACACTATGCCTTCCGACCAATATCCCTGGCGCAGTAACCGAAGGGCGTAAGCTCGTTAGTCTAAGAGATGATATCGAATTAGTCCGAACAGAGCCAGGCTGGGTAGTCTATGCAGTCGGTTCAGGTTCATATTCGTTTGGTTCCGTTCTTAAATAA